The DNA sequence CCTTGAATAAGTAAAAAACGGCGGAATAGATAAACTGGCAAAAGGTAAAACCCAAATAAACATCGCACTGCGTCCTGAATCGCTGGGAAAAATAAATATTAATATAATTTCCAATAACTGAACCTTAAGCGCACAATTCACGGCAGAAAATAAACAAGCTGCAGACATACTTAATAAAAATCTGGAAACTCTAAAGCAGAGCCTGAACGACCAAGGCTTCAAGCTAAGCACTGTAAATGTAAGAGTACAGGAACCAAGCCAAAGCGAAGCCAATTTTAACAACACTCAAGGCAATAATGAAGAAAAACTAAGCGGATTTTTCAATAATCCTCATAAAAATGCTGACGGAAAAAATTCTGATATGAAAAATCAAACATCAGATAATATTGAAAACGAAACAGATAACACAAATGAAGAAATCAGCGAGAGGATGATTTCCGAACACGAAGGTGAAGTAGATTATATAGTTTAATTAATAAATATAAGGGGAGAGAAGATGTCTTACATAGATACTACAAGCCAATTAGCAACAATGAAGAACGCAACTTCGTCCGCTAATTACGAAAAAAACAAAGATAAGGTGGGTAACTCATCAATGGATCAGGACACGTTCCTTCAATTAATGATGACTCAATTACAATACCAAGACCCGCTATCACCGATGGGCAATACGGAATTTCTGGCACAACAGGCTCAATTTACACAAATAAGCGAACTTCAAAAGTTAAACAGCAACTTTGTCGGATACAACAGCATGCTTCTCGCCACTAACCAAATTACTCAGGCAAGTTCAATGATAGGAAAAGAAGTAGAAGCAATAGACCCTGATGACAGCAATAAAACAATGACAGGTATTGTCGAAGAAGTGAAATTCAGCGCCGACGGCATAACTTTGTTAATTAACGGCAAAGAAGTTTCTTCTGATTTGGTAACCTCAATCAAAAGCGACGGCACAAAAGCCGGTACGGGTGATTCATCAGAAAACAACAGTACAACGAGTACAGATGCAACAAGTTTTGCAGATAGTTTCATTGATTCAATATTAAACAATCCAAAGCTCAAATCAGCCTTTAATACAGCGTTGGATACATTAGTCGAGAAATTTTTATAGAAATATACAAAGGGGAGAAATAATTTATGTCACAAGCGTTATTTTCAGCAATTTCAGGAATGACTACTTCACAATCAAAAATTGACGTAGTAGCCGACAACATTGCAAACATGAACACTGTAGGCTTTAAAGCATCTAATTTAAACTTTAAAAATCTTTACTCCAGAATGTTATCATCAGGAAGCAGCCCTACATCAAACGCAGGGGGAACAAACCCCATGCAGGTAGGATTGGGAGTAGCAATAGGAAGTATTACACGCGATTTTACAGCAGGAACAGTACAATCAACGGGACGTTCCCAGGACCTTAATATACAAGGGATAGGATTTTTCACTATCAGAAATTCCAACGGAAGTATAGGCTTAACACGTGACGGGAATTTCACGCTTGATTCAGAAGGCTATCTTGTAACCGCAAACGGAAATAAAATATACGGAACAAATAAAGCTCTGAACAATATTTCAAGCAATGAATTTGTAAGAGTTCCTCCCTCATTAAATATGGTAGCATCAGGCAAAGACCTGACATCAGGCAGTGCCGGAAACTTGGACTCTTTGAATAATGCAAGTATTACTCAGGGGAAATTCACCTTTAACGTATATGACGGAACAAGTCTGTTAAGCACAATAAATATAGATACAACTTCGCCTATACAAGCAGTTTCTCTGAAAGATATTCAAGACCGTATAAATGCTGCAATAGCTGCAGACCCGGCTTTAAGCGACGGAACGGATCAAACGGTAAGCGCAAAAGTTAATACCGACGGTACATTTTCCATAAGCATAGGCGCAGCGGGAAGTTTAGTAACGCCAACTAAAATAGAGTTTGGCGACAGCACAGATACAAGCAACTTCCTTGTAGAAACAGGCATATCAACCTCAACTTTGGACACAGGTGCATATACGAGCAAGATATTGTCTTATCAGGCAACTATAGCTCCGCCAAATAACAGTGAGGCAACACAATCGAAAACCTCTTACTCTGTAAGTGATACAGGTGCGTTAGAAGCGGTATATTCAAACGGTGATAAAATTACCGTTGAAGATAAAAACGGCAGTATTGTATTGAAATACATCACTTCAAGCGGTATGACCATTGGTAGCGACGATATTACCGTAGTAAATAATGCAATTAAAGCCGAAAATCTTCAACTGCAATTGGCAACGGTTATGAATGAAGAAGGTTTGATTTCAACAGGCGGGAATATATTTGTAACAGGACCTAATACAGGTAGTATGACTTTTTCTTCAGGCAATACCAACGGCTTTGGCTCAATCGGTTCTGCGGGGTTAGAATCCTCTAATGTTAACCTGTCTATTGAATTTGCCAATATGATTATTGCTCAAAGAGCAATCGACGCTAACAGCAGGGTATTCAGCGCTTCAAGCGAAGTCCTGCAACGACTGGTCAATATGTAAATAAACTATAAAAAATAAGGTCAGATAATCTGACCTTATTTTTTTTGTAACGTTTGCACTATTTCATAAACTTCATTTTTAGATACTTCAAAGATTTCAGAAAGTATCACGCTTATATCTTTTGAGCTAAAGCCTTTTGCAATCAATTTTTTAATATATTTATCAATATCAGAAATACCGGCTTGCAAATCGCAGGAATGAATAATCCCCGTTATCTCACCTTTTAGCGTTGTATTTTTGAGATATTCAATCATTTCGCAGGCAGACAGAGTGTTAATATCCTCAAACATTTTGGTTAATTCTCTGCCGATAGAAACTTTTACATCTCCAAAATTCTTTTTTATAGTTTCTATCGTTGCCAAAATACGATTAGGCGATTCATAAAATACAATATCAAACTCACTCAAATAATCAGATATTTTAACGACTTCGGATTCTTTTTGAGGGAAAAACCCTATAAACGCAAACTTTTTATAGCTTTCAACGGCGCTAAGCAGGGTAGTCACAGCGCTGATACCGCCGACGGGAATAACTTTTATCCCGTTTTGGCGTGCAATTTCAATAAGAATACTGCCGGGGTCTGAGATTAACGGGGTTCCCGCATCAGAAACCAGTGCAATGTTTTTACCGCTGTTGAGCAGGGCTATAAGTTTTTCTGATTGCTGCTTTTCGCTGAATTTATGGTAACTTACGGTTTTAGTCTTTATATCATAATAATTGAGGAGTTTTTGGGTAACTCTTGTATCTTCACAGGCAATTAAATCAGCACTATTAAGAGTCTCAAGCGCCCTCAAAGTAATATCTTTAAGATTACCGACAGGAGTGGCGACTACAAATAAATCGCCTTTACTCAAAAGTAAAACCGCTGTTGTCAGAATTTTTTATAACATCAATAGCCATTTTAGCTCTGAGGTTTTTAATATATTTATAAATATAATCTCTTTTTAAATCCAAAAGTTCCGCAAGCTCTTTTGCATAAACAATTTCGCCCTTTTTGCTGATAAAGTAGTCTAAAACCTTCTCTTCTCTGTCGGTCAAAGGTTTAACAAAAGAAATATTCAGTTTATCATATTTATCCGATATGACAGCCTTTTTATCCGTTGTTTTTTCTTTTTTAGCCGCAGGCTCGGCAGTTTCTTTTGTTTTGAGAGCAGCTTTAGACGGAGCAGGTTCTTTAACCGGCTTGGTTTTTTCAGTTTTAACTTCAGATTCTTTTTTTATCTTTTCCGGTTTTTTAGCGGGTTCTTTTTTGACCGGCATTATTTCTTCATCATTTTCCATATCAAAAGCATCATGTTCCGGCAGTTCAGCAAAATCATCAAATTTAAGCTCATCATTTTTTTTATGTTTAGCTTCTGTTTTAGATAATTTAGGAGTCAGGTCAATTTTTTCAAGTTTAGTCATTGTATTAAATGAAGAAGTTTCTCTGGGGTTATATGTCTGGTACAACATATCAGCCAAATCGTTGGTTTTCTTTTCTTCCTGAATTTTCTTGCCAAGGCGCTGCGCATATTCTTCAAGCGTAATTTTCTCAACCGAACTTCGCCATTTTTTTATTTCTTCTTTTGATAAATATTCGCTCATCTGACTTCTCCAGAGTTCCTGCTCCGCATAATAAGGATACAGGAAAAATCAAATTAGTCAAAGCCTTAATATTTTTGTAATATTACTCAACCGGCATAAGTCTGTTGAACTGTGCATCTATTGCCCTTATTCCGTTTTTGTCAAAATCGATTTTATATAAAATCGATTTGCCGATAGTAATGGCGCCCTGCACTTTGCCTATGCCGAATTTTTCGTGCATAACGACATCACCGTTTTTAAAAGAATATGTATGCTCAATATCAATCTCATCATTCATTTGATTATTTTTCTGCTCTTTTAATTTTTGAGCTATAGCTCTTGCCTGTTCAATACCGTTTATCATATTTTTAAACTCTTTTTTAGTCCCTTTTTCCGTTGTTTTTTTCTTTAATACGGGAGGTTCAAAATTCTTACCAAATCCTCCTGCAGCGGATGTTTCTTTTTTAAAAGGCGGTACAAAGTTTTTTCCGAAAGACGAAGACACAGGATTATCATTGTCATAACCTTGTCTTTTTTGGTTTAGGGATTTTACAGCTTCGCCGAATGTAGAGGGGCGATAAGCAGCGGGCGACGTTTGGGAGATATTCGAATTTACAAGATTATCAGGTATTTCCGATATAAATCTGCTGGGTTCTCCATACCTGTATTCACCCCACATTTGACGTCTTCTTGCGTAAGTAATATAAAGTTTTTCTTCGGCACGGGTTATCCCGACGTACATCAGGCGCCTTTCTTCTTCCATTTCGGAATTATTGTTTAAAGAACGCGAATGAGGAAAAATCCCCTCTTCCAAACCCGATAAAAACACAACCGGATACTCCAAACCTTTAGCAGAGTGTAAAGTCATCAAAGTAACAGCGTCAGATGCTTCATCAATTTCATCTACATCACTAACCAAGGCTACTTGCGCCAAAAATTCGCCAAATTCATTTTCCTGCGCAATTTCTTCAAATTCTCTTGCAACGTTTATAAATTCCTGAATGTTTTCAATTCTGACCTGAGCTTCTTCCGTTCCTTCATCTTCAAGTTCTTTAATGTACAAAGTATCAAGCAAAAGCTCTGATATAAACTCACTCAAAGAAAACTCCTTTTGTTTTTTAACAAGACTCAATACAAGGTTTCTGAACCCTTGCAGATGTTTTTTGGTTGCGGCGGAAAACTCTTCAACATTCTCCAGCTCACCCAAAATACTAAACATACTTGTGGAATTTTTATACGCCAATTCTTCAAGCTTTTTAACCGTAGTGGGACCTATTGAACGTTTTGGAACGTTTATAATACGTTTCAGCCCTTGATTATCAGACAGATTGTAGACCAATCTTAAATAAGCAACAATGTCCTTAATTTCTTTTCTTTCGTAGAACTTCAGCCCTCCTACCATACGGTAAGGAATAGACGAAGACATAAAGGCTTCTTCAATAGCGCGGCTTTGGGCGTTTGTTCTATATAACACGGCAGTGTTTTTCAGTTGCGAAAGCCCGTTGTCTTTGACTTGTCTTGCAATATAATAAGCCTCTTGCGCCTGATCGTCAGCCTCATAGCATTCTATTTTTTTACCCCGCCCTTTTGTAGAATACAAATTCTTTTCTACCCGCTCAAAATTATTCTTTATAATTTTATTCGCGGCTTCTAAAATAGTGCCTACTGAGCGATAATTCTGCTCAAGTTTAATCATTTTGGCTTCGGGAAAATCAGACCTAAAATTCAATAATATCTTATAGTCCGCCCCTCTCCAGCTATATATTGACTGGTCAACATCACCTACCACACACAGCGAAGTTTCGCTTAAATCCAATTCTTCTGCCGGCTTAGCGTTAGTGAAGAGCAATTTTATAAGTTTATATTGCGCAAGGTTCGTATCCTGAAACTCATCCACCAAAATATGCCGGAACTTATTATGATATTTAGTGCGGATTTCCTCATTCTGTTCAAGCAAATTAACCGCCATTAAAAGCAAATCGTCAAAATCAAGCGCATTATTTACGCTAAGCGCTTTTTCATAAAAATCATAAACCTGTGCGACTTTATCTGTTCTGTAATCACGCGCCCTGCAGGCAAATTGGTAAGCATTGAGCATTTTGTTTTTTGCATTGCTGATTTCAATTTGCAAGACTTTCGGCTTATAGATTTTATCATCCATGTTCAAGTGCTTTAATGCAGCTTTTATAACAGCAAGGGACTCGTCCTGGTCATAAATAGTGAAATTTCTGTTCCAGGAAATTCCTTCTTCGTTTTTGTAGCTTTCAATATCCTGCCTTAAAATCCTGCCGCAAATACCATGAAACGTTCCTACCCAAAGATTTCTGACAACTTCTTCGCCAAGATTTTTTTCAAGCCTGTTTTTCATTTCTTTGGCGGCTTTGTTGGTGAACGTAACCCCTAAAACATTGTAAGGCTTTACCCCTGATTCAACCAAATAAGCAATTCTTGTTGTCAAAACCCTTGTTTTGCCGCTTCCTGCACCCGCAAGCACAAGCAATATTCCGTTTGATTTAACTACTGCCTGTTTTTGCTGCTCATTTAACCCTTTTAAAAGCTCTGCCATGTTAACTCTTTTCTATTCCCAAAATTGTGCTATGATAATAAAATCATATACAAAAAACAGATTATTTGGTAAAATCTTAAAGAAACTTATTAATTTGGTAGATACACATAGGAAAGTAAAAATGTCAGACGAAAAAGAAAACACGATTATGGTACCGCTTGACGGCGTTGATAAAGATGATATCCCTGATACAGCTGATGCTTTGGCACATGAACTTGCTACAATTCAGCAGTCTTCAAAAAAAATAGCTATAATCGGAAGCAGAAACCTTCCTATAACACACCAACAGATTATTGAAACAATTTCATGGGCGCTTGCCAATAACGGGAATACTATTATAACCAGCGGAGGTTCAAGCGGAACTAACGCCGCAGCTATAAGAGGCGCTATGAGAGCCAATCCGCAAAACCTTTTGGTTATTTTGCCCCAGACCATAGGTCAGCAACCATCAGACGTACAAGACCAGCTGATAGGCGTTCCGAATATTACAGAACACCCTGACCGTGCAATGATGACTTTGGCTGACGCAAGCAGAATTTGCAACCGTGAAATTATAGACGAATGTCAACAGCTTATATGTTTCTTATCACATACAAGCGGAACGCTGCATAAAGCTGTAGCCTATGCGGAAGAAACCTACAAAATAGTAACAACTTTTTATTTAGATTAATTTTAAAACCTCACATGCCTGCTGTGCGGCAAGTTTTTGTGCTGATTTTTTAGAATTGGCCGTTCCGGTACCGAGTTTTTTACCGTCGAAGATAATATCTACGGTAAAAATTTTGTTGTGCGGAGGACCTTCCTCGTTTACTACAATATACTCCGGCAAAGCGCCGTAAGCAGACTGTAAATATTCCTGCAAAACAGCTTTATGATTGACCATAGAGCGTCCTTCATCAACGAGCGTTATTTCTTCATGAAGCAGGCTGACCAAAAATTCTTCCAGCTGAACTTGCTTTCCGTCTAAGTACAATGCGCCTAAAAGAGCCTCAAAAGCGCAAGCAAGGGTCGAACCCCTGTATCTGCCGTCATTTTTTTCTTCATTGGTACCAAGTTTCAGATAATCAGGCAGGCCTATTTTAAGTGCCAATTTTTCCAGGATTTCATCGCTAACAACAACAGAGCGGATTTTTGTTAATTCACCCTCATTATACGAAGCAAAACGCTTGTATAAATAATCGCTAATGACAAGTTTCAAAACAGCATCGCCGAGAAACTCCAACCTTTCATTAGAAGTAATATAATCACAACCGCTTTCTCTGCAAAAAGAACTATGTGTAAGTGCCGTGTCCAGCAACTCCAAATTATCAAACTCAATAGCGGATTTGACTAAAAATTGTTTAAGCTGTTCGTGCCTGTTAATGTTCATCATCTTACTAAAAATATCGGATAGGCAACAAAGTAATAAAAGTAATAATAAGTCGCAGCTACAGTAAATATGTAACTATCAGCCCTGTCAAGGAAACCGCCATGCCCGGGAAGAATATCGGACGAATCCTTAGTACCCGCATCACGTTTAATCATAGATTCAAATAAATCACCAAATTGAGCGCTGGCTGTAATAATCACACCTGCAAAAAATGACTGCCAAAAACTCAAATTTATAAAATAACCAATCACAAGACATGCAAGGATGGCAAAGAGCGCACCGCCGGCTGCACCCTCAATCGTTTTTTTAGGGCTTACTTCGGGCCAGAGCTTCGTTTTGCCGAAATTTTTACCTATGTAATAAGCAAAAACATCGGTCATTGTTATTCCTATAACCATAAGAAAAACGTAAGCAATAGAATTATCGAAGTTAAAATTATAGAACAATAACTGCCCTGCATCCATATTCCTCAAAAATAAGAAATGGACAGGCAATACACCGCCATAAATAAAGCAAAGCAGAGTTGCCCCTATATCAATGACCCTGGCCTTCGGTCCGCGTTTTAGTATAGCGATAAAAGCGTAAATAGAACAAAAAACAGTTACTATTACAAATAAATCCCACCTGTTAAATAACCCTATTAAGGTATACAAAACACAGCTGATATAGGCAATTTGTTTGTTGGGATGGAGGGCTTTTGCATACATCATATTTGTAAGCTCTTTCATACCAAAAAACATAATAGTTAATAAAAATAAAGCCAAAGCCCAGCTTCCTATAATAATAGAAGCCAATATAACCGCTAAAAATATTGACGCCGTAATTACCCTTTTCACTATACTTTTAATACCTCTTTTTCTTTTTCATCAGATAAATTGTCAATAATCTTAGTAAATTTGTCGGTTAATTTTTGAATTTCATTTTGGGTATCTTTAACTTCGTCCTCTGATAAATTATCGGCTTTTTCAACTTTTTTCAGCTCATCTGTCATGTCGCGTCTGATATTTCTTATAGCAACTTTTGATTCTTCTGCGGTTTTGCGAACCTGCTTGGAGATTTCTTTTCTTCTGTCTTCCGTTAAAGGAGGAAATGTCATTCTTACACAAGTACCGTCACTGTTAGGTGTAATCCCTATATCAGATTTGGCAATGGATTTTTCTATCTCATGTACCAAAGTTTTATCAAAAGGAGAAATCACAAGAGTTTGACCGTCTTGCACGGAAACATTGGCAACTTGTCTTAAAGGGGTAGGTACACCATAATACTCAACGCTGATTTTTTCTAAAATCAAAGGATTGGCTCTGCCGGTTCTGACATTACCGTATTCTCTTTTTAAATTGTTAACGGCTTTTTCCATTTTTTCTTCGCCGTTTATCAGAATTTCTTCAACGCTCATAGTTATTCTCCTACAAAAGTACCTATATTTTCACCTGAAATTATCTTAGTAATACCGTTCTTTAAAGCAAAATCAAATACAATTAACGGGATTTTATTCTCCTTACAAAGAGAAACAGCGGATGTATCCATAATCTTTAAATCTTTTTTTATAAGCTCTTCGTAAGTCAGAGTTTCAAATTTTTTCGCGTCAGGATTAATTCTAGGGTCGGAATCGTATATTCCGTCAACTTTATTCTTTGCCATAAGCATAAGATTAGCGTCAATCTCAGCCGCTCTCAAACCTGCGGCGGTGTCTGTCGTAAAGAACGGATTGCCTGTTCCGGCCGAAAAAATAACCACACGATTTTTTTCCAAATGTCTTATAGCTTTAAACCTCAAATAAGGCTCTGCAATCTCATTCATAGAAATAGCGCTCATAAGCCTGCAGGGAATATCAATGTTGCGCAGCATGGATTGAAGCACAGCCCCGTTCATAACAGTGGCAAGCATTCCCACATAATCGGCAGAAGCCTGAGGCATGCCGAGTTTAGTACAGTTCTGCACCCCGCGGAAAATATTTCCGCCGCCAACAACAATTGCAATCTGAGCGCCTAAATCATGCGCTGATTTAATTTCCTGCGCTACCTCGCTGACCACTTTAGGGTCAATCCCAAAGCCCTGCTCACCCATAAGGGCTTCGCCGCTGATTTTTAATAATACCCTCTTATATTTTAAATTATCGGACATGATAAACTCTTAAAAACTATTATCTTAATATTACAGGAAATCAGGATAAAATAAAAGGGTTTAAAGGAAACTATTATTATATTTCCTTTATCTCATCAACATATCTTGAAAAATCTCGGATTCAATCATCCACTTTTCTTCTTCCACCGTAAAAGCGTGATTTCAAATATCATCGCTGACTATAACATAATTATTTTTTTAACATCGCTAAGCTCACACACAACCAAAATACTCGGACCTGCACCGCTTAGCTCATAGTCCGAAATACCTATTAAAAGTTTCCACTATCTTGACCAATCAAGTTTTCTGGTTTTATATAATTCGCAGAATTGGCTCTAGACCAGTTTACAAATTTTTTTTTGACTGTTGCCGGAGTTCCGGTTACTAATGTATTTTCTTCACTAAATTGTTTGTTTACAAGTGAACACGTACCAACAATTGTATTATTAGGCAAAATTACATTTTTAAGAATATTAGATTTTGCGGCAATCCACACATGATTACCTATTATAATATCTCCGGGATGATTGATAATTTCTTTTGAATTATTGTCATAAATGACATGTGCATCACTTGTCCGCAGTAGTATATCCCAACCGAACATACAATCTTCACCTATAACTATTTTGGTGTTTACCGCATCATAATTTATAAGAAAAACGCCGCCATTAATTGAAAAATTTTTATCTATCAAAATTTTCGATTTTTTTGCATCAAGATTTAAGGTTGTATTTTGGATTAGATAAGAAGAACTGTTTATTTTAACTAGCGTATTGCTCTTACATTTGATTTTAAAGTTCAAGAATCTTGGCATCGGGCTTCCATATATAACAACTTTTGAGCCATTTCCGTCAAAATGGACATCAAGCCCGTTGATTTTAGGATATAGTTTTTTATTTCCATCTCCATCAATTAAATAAAACAGATTGCGCTTTTTAAAATTAATATAATTTTTGACAAATGTTATACGCATAAGTTGTGTGCGGGAAAGAATTTTAATCCAACTTAATTTGGGGTTGTTTGGCAGGAAAGGTTCAATATTTTTAACTTTATAATCTCGTTTTAAACTTCTGATAACAGGATTAGGGTCAAATGTGCCAACTAAAATATAATCTGAATTTTCATTCTTTATAGCATCTGCCGGAATTGCTCTATATTGTACAGAATTCAATTCTATAGTTGTTTCTTTTTTAAAACGTTTATCACTTATTGCAACGATGTTTAGTGTATTTAAATCATAATTTTTTGCAATGGTTTCAAAAAAGCTACCGCATCCGTATACCAAAATCGGTTTATTTTTATATTTTTTATTTAAATAATCGAGCCTTCGTTTAAAAAATTTTTTTTCTAGGTATAACTCTAAATTTTGCATTTTGCTTCCTTTTATTTTTCACAGTGCCATTTTAACACAAATTTTTTTAAATCTTTTGATAACAGACTTGGTTCGGCTAAAGACGAGATAGAGACTGAAGAGTTTAGAGAGGAAAAATAAATTAGTAACTTTAATGGTTATAGGTGTGCTTACTGTTTTAACTATTTCCGATATATTTTATAAATGATAGCTGATAAAAGCACCTTAAGTAGCGGTCAGTATTGTTACTTTAAAAGCATATCCTGAAAAATCTCGGATTCAATCATCCATTTTTCTTCTTCCACCGTAAAAGCGTGATTCCAAAACTTCTCTATAGCATAAGTTTCACGCTCTTCTCTATGAAGAATATGAACAACCACATCGCCGTAATCCAACAAATTCCATCTGTTTTTTGTATCTTTTTCATCACCGCAGGGTTTTCTGTTAAAAAGCTCTTTAACTTTATCTTTTACAAAATCGCTCATCGCTTTAACCTGAGTAGAGGTATCAGCGCTGACTATAACAAAATAATCAGCTAAAACGGACACATTGCTTATGTTTAAAATCGCAATATTATATCCTTTTTTATTATCCAAAGCTCTTGCAATAGTACAAGCAAACTTATATGCGCTTATTTCTTCCATTTACACCCCTTGTTTTATAATAATTTTGCGCCGTTAGGCTCTACATCCACTACCCTTATATCAGTATTAACACTGTAATTACTCCAGGTTTCTTTAATTATTTTTTTAACATCGCCAAGCTCACTATCAGAACACACAACCAAAATACTCGGACCCGCACCGCTTAGCGCACAGCCCAAAACATTATCGACATGTTTTAAATTAGTGATAATTTCATCAAGCCCCGGAACTAATTTCATTCTGTAAGGCTGATGCAGCCTGTCTTTCATTGCAAGTTTCATCAAAGCAGCATCCTTTAAATGTATAGCTTCAACTAACATAGCAGCCCGCCTTGCATTAAAAGCGGCATCAGACAAACTGACTTTTTCGGGCAAGACAGAACGCGAAATAGAAGTAGAAAGCTCATAATCCGGAATACCTATTAAAAGTTTCCACTGTCTTGGCCAATCAAGTTTTCTTGTTGTTACGCTGCCGTCGCTTTCGGCGCTGGATAATACAAAACCTCCTTTAACAGCAGCTGAAATATTATCCGGATGACCTTCAATTTCTGTTGCTATGGACAAAATCGTATCTTCATCGGCAGGCGAACCCAAAAGCTCATTAGTAGCCATCAATCCGCCTACAATAACCGAAGCGGAACTACCCAGTCCTTTTGCCAGCGGGATATTTGACTGGATATTAATTCTCATGGAATGGGGGGTTTGCCCTATATAAGTAAAAAGCAAATCTACCGCCCGATAGACAATATTAGATTTATCCGTAGGAATATGAAATTCACCTATATCAAACTCATCAGAAAACACATTAATTTGTATCCCCGCATTCGGGTCAACCAATTCTTCAATGGTAACAATATTATACATAGGAAGCGCTATCCCAAAACAGTCAAAGCCCGGTCCTATATTTGCAGAAGTTGCAGGGACTTTTACACTTACTTTCATTGTTTCATTATTCCTTATCTATATTTTTAACAAATTCTTCTTCACCTACCACACTCATTACATAAGGTTTAGAAAAATATTTATCAGCCACATGCATTATATCCTGAACAGAAACTGATTGTATTAATTTAACATAATCATCCTTAAATTTGTAAGTTTTGTCAAAGTTTTCCCAATACCCGTTCAAAAATGCCTTATTTTCCGCTGTTTCCTGAGCAAGCATATAACGCCCTATAAGTTTGGTTTTAGTGTCTTCAAGCTCTTTTTGAGTCAAAGGCTTTGTTTTTAAATAGTCAATTTCTTTTAAAAAGTCTGTTTTAACCTCCTGTAAATTAGCAGGGTTTGTGCCTATATACATCATAAAAACCCCTGTGTTATAGCCTGAAGAAAAACTCGATGCCAACTCATAAGCAAGCCCTTTTTCTTCCCTTAAATTTATAAAAAGCTTAGACGTAAAACCCGACCCTAAATAAGTGCTTGCCACCTTCAAAGCAGCGTAGTCTTTTTCGTTTAAAAACCCGTCGGTCAACCAGCCCAAAACAAGCCATGCCCCCTGTGAATCTTTTGCTGTTTTTACGATTTTATTTGATGTCAACGCAGGCGCTTTGATTTTTAATTTACTTTGCTCAACAGGCACAAAATCAGGGTTATGTTTAAAAGA is a window from the Candidatus Gastranaerophilales bacterium genome containing:
- a CDS encoding flagellar hook capping FlgD N-terminal domain-containing protein, which codes for MSYIDTTSQLATMKNATSSANYEKNKDKVGNSSMDQDTFLQLMMTQLQYQDPLSPMGNTEFLAQQAQFTQISELQKLNSNFVGYNSMLLATNQITQASSMIGKEVEAIDPDDSNKTMTGIVEEVKFSADGITLLINGKEVSSDLVTSIKSDGTKAGTGDSSENNSTTSTDATSFADSFIDSILNNPKLKSAFNTALDTLVEKFL
- a CDS encoding flagellar hook-basal body complex protein → MSQALFSAISGMTTSQSKIDVVADNIANMNTVGFKASNLNFKNLYSRMLSSGSSPTSNAGGTNPMQVGLGVAIGSITRDFTAGTVQSTGRSQDLNIQGIGFFTIRNSNGSIGLTRDGNFTLDSEGYLVTANGNKIYGTNKALNNISSNEFVRVPPSLNMVASGKDLTSGSAGNLDSLNNASITQGKFTFNVYDGTSLLSTINIDTTSPIQAVSLKDIQDRINAAIAADPALSDGTDQTVSAKVNTDGTFSISIGAAGSLVTPTKIEFGDSTDTSNFLVETGISTSTLDTGAYTSKILSYQATIAPPNNSEATQSKTSYSVSDTGALEAVYSNGDKITVEDKNGSIVLKYITSSGMTIGSDDITVVNNAIKAENLQLQLATVMNEEGLISTGGNIFVTGPNTGSMTFSSGNTNGFGSIGSAGLESSNVNLSIEFANMIIAQRAIDANSRVFSASSEVLQRLVNM
- the rsmI gene encoding 16S rRNA (cytidine(1402)-2'-O)-methyltransferase — its product is MSKGDLFVVATPVGNLKDITLRALETLNSADLIACEDTRVTQKLLNYYDIKTKTVSYHKFSEKQQSEKLIALLNSGKNIALVSDAGTPLISDPGSILIEIARQNGIKVIPVGGISAVTTLLSAVESYKKFAFIGFFPQKESEVVKISDYLSEFDIVFYESPNRILATIETIKKNFGDVKVSIGRELTKMFEDINTLSACEMIEYLKNTTLKGEITGIIHSCDLQAGISDIDKYIKKLIAKGFSSKDISVILSEIFEVSKNEVYEIVQTLQKK
- a CDS encoding helix-turn-helix domain-containing protein, with translation MSEYLSKEEIKKWRSSVEKITLEEYAQRLGKKIQEEKKTNDLADMLYQTYNPRETSSFNTMTKLEKIDLTPKLSKTEAKHKKNDELKFDDFAELPEHDAFDMENDEEIMPVKKEPAKKPEKIKKESEVKTEKTKPVKEPAPSKAALKTKETAEPAAKKEKTTDKKAVISDKYDKLNISFVKPLTDREEKVLDYFISKKGEIVYAKELAELLDLKRDYIYKYIKNLRAKMAIDVIKNSDNSGFTFE
- a CDS encoding 3'-5' exonuclease encodes the protein MAELLKGLNEQQKQAVVKSNGILLVLAGAGSGKTRVLTTRIAYLVESGVKPYNVLGVTFTNKAAKEMKNRLEKNLGEEVVRNLWVGTFHGICGRILRQDIESYKNEEGISWNRNFTIYDQDESLAVIKAALKHLNMDDKIYKPKVLQIEISNAKNKMLNAYQFACRARDYRTDKVAQVYDFYEKALSVNNALDFDDLLLMAVNLLEQNEEIRTKYHNKFRHILVDEFQDTNLAQYKLIKLLFTNAKPAEELDLSETSLCVVGDVDQSIYSWRGADYKILLNFRSDFPEAKMIKLEQNYRSVGTILEAANKIIKNNFERVEKNLYSTKGRGKKIECYEADDQAQEAYYIARQVKDNGLSQLKNTAVLYRTNAQSRAIEEAFMSSSIPYRMVGGLKFYERKEIKDIVAYLRLVYNLSDNQGLKRIINVPKRSIGPTTVKKLEELAYKNSTSMFSILGELENVEEFSAATKKHLQGFRNLVLSLVKKQKEFSLSEFISELLLDTLYIKELEDEGTEEAQVRIENIQEFINVAREFEEIAQENEFGEFLAQVALVSDVDEIDEASDAVTLMTLHSAKGLEYPVVFLSGLEEGIFPHSRSLNNNSEMEEERRLMYVGITRAEEKLYITYARRRQMWGEYRYGEPSRFISEIPDNLVNSNISQTSPAAYRPSTFGEAVKSLNQKRQGYDNDNPVSSSFGKNFVPPFKKETSAAGGFGKNFEPPVLKKKTTEKGTKKEFKNMINGIEQARAIAQKLKEQKNNQMNDEIDIEHTYSFKNGDVVMHEKFGIGKVQGAITIGKSILYKIDFDKNGIRAIDAQFNRLMPVE